The proteins below come from a single Macadamia integrifolia cultivar HAES 741 unplaced genomic scaffold, SCU_Mint_v3 scaffold1998, whole genome shotgun sequence genomic window:
- the LOC122065412 gene encoding E3 ubiquitin-protein ligase WAV3-like — VTSHRPSATAAVGGSSFFSGGVAVVSVGRSPETYVVALKVKAPPPPACTSTTAPLLDPSRLASIDLVTVLDVSGSMTRAKLQMLKRAMRLVISSLGSSYRLSIIAFSACSKRLLPLRRMTAQGQRSTRRIIDLLVAGQGTSVGEALRKAAEVLEDRWERNPVASIMLLSDSQDERVSRANSEDRRCSKPQVSWTRFSLITDGSLSVIIVKNRGRAKFLSTFEGTGENAECEDPGKLKLRTVTYALQTAKIEKIRVEDSVLQKNKQREN; from the exons GTTACTTCGCACCGACCGTCCGCAACAGCAGCTGTCGGTGGTTCTAGCTTCTTCTCCGGTGGAGTCGCAGTGGTCTCAGTTGGCCGGAGTCCCGAGACTTACGTGGTGGCATTAAAGGTGAAGGCCCCTCCACCCCCGGCATGCACTAGCACGACAGCGCCACTACTCGATCCCTCTCGCCTTGCATCGATCGATCTGGTCACTGTGTTGGATGTCAGCGGAAGCATGACCCGTGCCAAATTGCAGATGCTGAAGCGTGCCATGCGGCTTGTGATATCATCGCTTGGCTCTTCTTATCGGCTCTCCATCATTGCCTTCTCGGCGTGCTCCAAGAGGTTGTTGCCGCTGAGAAGGATGACGGCTCAGGGCCAGCGCTCGACGCGGCGAATCATCGACCTGCTCGTCGCTGGGCAGGGTACCAGCGTTGGAGAAGCTCTGAGGAAAGCCGCTGAGGTGCTGGAAGATCGGTGGGAGAGAAATCCCGTGGCGAGTATCATGCTCCTATCGGATAGCCAGGACGAGCGTGTCTCTAGAGCGAATTCAGAGGATCGACGGTGTTCGAAACCCCAAGTGTCGTGGacaagattctctctc atAACTGACGGAAGTTTATCTGTCATAATCGTTAAGAATCGTGGCAGGGCTAAATTTCTCTCAACATTTGAGGGGACTGGAGAGAATGCGGAGTGCGAAGACCCCGGAAAATTAAAGTTGAGGACAGTCACTTACGCGTTGCAGACGGCAAAGATAGAGAAAATTAGAGTTGAGGACAGTGTCTTGCAGAAAAACAAGCAACGGGAAAATTAA
- the LOC122065398 gene encoding probable O-methyltransferase 3: protein MAIVEVDRADEQLQAQAHVWKYIFNFINSMALKCAVDLGIPDVIHGHDRPVTLTELATALSIPAVKKDCLRRLMRLLGHNGFFVRQTNRDGEEEYLLTPSSKLLVKENPINLLGFMEEEINPVFVSTWHYFGEWFKTTEQRLFKMAHGVSLWEYNSQHPEMNAVFNEGMASDARFLMNIVVRKCPEVYQGLKSLVDVGGGTGTAARTIAEAFPHVKCSVYDLPHVIATLPKNDIIEGIGGSMFESIPPTHAVHLKWVLHDWSDEECLTILKNCKEAIPSREEGGKVIILDMVVEEKKDDPDSTEAQLLFDVLVMLDVGGKERTEQEWKKLFKDAGFSDYKIKSVLGVRSLIEVYP from the exons ATGGCGATTGTGGAGGTAGACAGAGCTGATGAGCAATTGCAAGCTCAAGCTCACGTATGGAAGTACATATTTAATTTCATCAACTCAATGGCTCTTAAGTGTGCCGTTGATCTGGGTATACCAGATGTGATCCACGGCCATGACCGACCAGTGACCCTCACTGAACTGGCCACCGCACTTTCCATTCCGGCGGTGAAAAAAGATTGTCTCCGTCGTTTGATGCGCTTACTAGGGCATAACGGCTTCTTTGTGAGGCAAACCAAtcgagatggagaagaagagtaTCTTCTCACTCCGTCTTCCAAACTCCTCGTTAAGGAGAATCCCATAAACCTATTGGGTTTCATGGAAGAGGAGATTAACCCAGTTTTTGTGTCAACTTGGCATTATTTTGGTGAATGGTTTAAAACCACAGAACAAAGACTATTTAAAATGGCCCATGGCGTGAGCCTTTGGGAATATAATAGCCAGCACCCTGAGATGAACGCTGTGTTCAACGAAGGTATGGCTTCTGACGCTCGTTTCTTGATGAATATAGTGGTTCGTAAGTGCCCTGAGGTTTACCAAGGCCTCAAGTCGCTCGTCGACGTCGGTGGAGGTACCGGAACCGCCGCCCGTACTATCGCCGAGGCCTTCCCTCATGTCAAGTGCTCTGTCTATGATCTCCCTCATGTGATTGCTACCTTGCCCAAGAACGACATCATCGAAGGCATCGGAGGGAGCATGTTCGAATCTATCCCACCCACTCATGCAGTTCACCTCAAG TGGGTTCTACATGACTGGAGTGATGAGGAGTGCTTAACAATACTGAAGAATTGCAAGGAAGCGATTCCATCAAGAGAAGAGGGAGGGAAGGTGATTATATTGGACATGGTtgtggaggagaagaaggatgaTCCTGATTCCACAGAGGCACAGCTTTTATTCGATGTGTTGGTGATGTTAGATGTAGGGGGGAAGGAAAGGACTGAACAAGAATGGAAGAAACTCTTCAAGGATGCTGGTTTCTCTGATTACAAGATCAAATCTGTTCTGGGTGTCCGATCACTTATTGAGGTTTATCCATGA